A genomic region of Serratia fonticola contains the following coding sequences:
- a CDS encoding AEC family transporter, producing the protein MTYVIIHALAPIFVIMLLGFFAGKAKMVDNQNVSLLNIFVMDFALPAALFGATVQTPWAGIVQQSPLIVVLVLAMWIVYAAIYFTCTGIFHKSPQDAAVLTLTVALPNYAALGLPILGSVLGETPGTSLSVAVAIACGSVLMTPFCLLILEREKARSAGAVHGSTLSMLPVLMWRSVKKPIVWGPLLGVVLSAVGIRMPEIVLAAIKPLGLSATATALFLTGVILSARKLQINGPVILSSVTKLLIQPFIAWGLVLALGLHGSVAITAILMIALSAGFFGVVFGNRFGVQSPDAEATLLISSVLCIITLPLFITLTAGI; encoded by the coding sequence ATGACATATGTAATTATTCATGCCTTAGCGCCGATTTTTGTCATTATGCTGCTGGGCTTTTTTGCCGGGAAGGCAAAAATGGTTGATAACCAAAATGTCTCTCTACTCAATATTTTCGTGATGGACTTTGCTCTGCCCGCCGCCCTGTTTGGCGCCACCGTGCAAACGCCTTGGGCGGGGATCGTCCAGCAGTCGCCGTTGATTGTCGTGTTAGTGTTGGCAATGTGGATTGTCTATGCGGCAATCTATTTCACCTGTACCGGGATCTTCCATAAATCCCCGCAGGATGCGGCGGTACTGACGCTCACCGTCGCGTTGCCTAACTATGCTGCGCTCGGCCTGCCCATTCTGGGTAGCGTGCTGGGGGAAACACCGGGAACCTCGTTGTCTGTCGCGGTGGCTATCGCCTGCGGTTCGGTGTTGATGACCCCCTTCTGCTTGCTGATTCTGGAGCGTGAAAAAGCGCGTTCAGCCGGTGCGGTTCATGGTTCGACCCTCAGTATGTTGCCGGTGTTGATGTGGCGCTCGGTGAAAAAACCTATTGTTTGGGGGCCGTTGCTGGGGGTTGTGCTGTCTGCGGTGGGGATCCGAATGCCTGAAATAGTGCTGGCTGCGATCAAACCGCTGGGTTTATCCGCAACGGCGACGGCGCTATTCTTGACCGGGGTGATCTTGTCTGCCCGTAAACTGCAGATTAATGGCCCGGTGATCCTGTCGAGCGTGACCAAGCTGCTGATCCAACCGTTTATCGCCTGGGGCTTGGTGCTGGCATTGGGGCTGCACGGCAGCGTGGCAATCACCGCAATCTTGATGATCGCGCTTTCCGCTGGCTTCTTTGGGGTCGTATTCGGCAACCGTTTTGGTGTGCAGTCGCCAGATGCCGAGGCCACATTACTGATCAGCTCGGTGCTGTGCATTATTACCTTGCCGCTGTTTATTACCCTGACCGCAGGGATCTAA
- a CDS encoding biotin-independent malonate decarboxylase subunit beta: MRDDISFIELSARERARNLLDSGSFRELLGPFERITSPWLEPQGIVTQADDGMVVAKGTIAGKPAVVVAVEGAFQGGSMGEVSGAKMAAALELAAEDNRNGIPTQAVLLLETGGVRLQEANLGLAAIADIHAAIVDLRRYTPVVGIIAGTVGCFGGMSIAAALCSYLIVTREARLGLNGPQVIEQEAGIEEYDSRDRPFIWSMTGGDVRYRSGFVDAEVPDALHAVKDAMTDCLQRGVPAQHRSDNYHYYLPKLSQFDTRQQADAAVIAQLFAAEDRV, from the coding sequence ATGCGTGATGACATCAGCTTTATCGAACTCAGCGCCCGTGAGCGCGCCCGTAACCTGCTCGATAGCGGCAGTTTCCGTGAACTGTTAGGCCCATTCGAGCGCATCACTTCACCCTGGTTGGAACCGCAAGGCATTGTTACCCAGGCCGATGACGGCATGGTGGTTGCCAAAGGCACCATTGCGGGTAAACCCGCCGTCGTTGTGGCGGTAGAGGGGGCATTCCAAGGGGGCAGCATGGGAGAAGTTTCCGGTGCCAAGATGGCGGCGGCGCTGGAGTTGGCTGCCGAAGATAACCGCAACGGCATTCCAACCCAAGCCGTACTGCTGCTGGAAACCGGTGGCGTGCGTCTGCAAGAAGCCAATTTAGGGCTGGCGGCGATAGCGGATATTCATGCGGCAATTGTTGATTTACGCCGTTATACCCCGGTTGTGGGCATTATTGCCGGTACGGTCGGCTGTTTTGGCGGGATGTCGATCGCAGCCGCGCTCTGTAGCTATCTGATCGTGACCCGTGAAGCACGGCTGGGGTTGAACGGCCCACAGGTCATTGAACAGGAGGCCGGTATTGAAGAGTACGACTCCCGCGATCGGCCTTTCATCTGGAGTATGACTGGTGGTGATGTGCGTTATCGCAGCGGCTTTGTTGATGCGGAAGTGCCAGACGCCTTGCATGCGGTGAAAGACGCGATGACAGATTGCCTGCAACGCGGTGTTCCTGCTCAGCACCGTAGCGACAATTATCACTACTACTTGCCAAAACTGTCGCAGTTCGACACCCGCCAGCAGGCGGATGCGGCAGTGATTGCTCAACTGTTTGCTGCGGAGGATCGGGTATGA
- the mdcC gene encoding malonate decarboxylase acyl carrier protein — MEHINLSYPASVTLPGRALTGVVGSGDMEALFEPAVTGTLTVAIKTSVDGSQQRWLHLFERLALMRDLPAGRLEINDFGATPGVARLRIEQVFEEAAHA; from the coding sequence ATGGAACATATTAATTTGAGTTATCCGGCCAGCGTCACGCTACCGGGTAGAGCATTAACCGGCGTCGTTGGTTCCGGTGACATGGAAGCCCTGTTTGAGCCAGCGGTTACCGGCACCTTGACGGTAGCGATCAAAACCTCCGTAGACGGTAGCCAACAACGTTGGTTGCACCTGTTTGAACGCTTGGCCTTGATGCGTGATCTTCCGGCCGGGCGATTAGAGATTAATGACTTTGGCGCGACGCCCGGTGTGGCCAGGCTGCGCATTGAACAGGTATTTGAGGAGGCTGCACATGCGTGA
- the mdcA gene encoding malonate decarboxylase subunit alpha, giving the protein MSLHQSPTRVWDTRRQEKRRRIASVQGQLQGKVIPTADLTAVLEKLLVSGDRVVLEGNNQKQADFLSRMLAEVNPANVHDLHMIMPSVGRAEHLDIFEKGIARKLDFAFSGTQSLRISQLLEDGQLEIGAIHTYIELYSRLYVDLVPNVALVAGFKADRHGNLYTGPSTEDTPALVEATAFKDGIVIAQVNELVDDETDLPRVDIPGSWIDFVVVADKPFFIEPLFTRDPRLIKPVHVLMGMMAIKGIYAKHQVQSLNHGIGFNTAAIELLLPTYGEQLGLKGKICKHWTLNPHPTLIPAIESGWVETVHCFGGELGMEDYIAARPDIFFTGSDGSMRSNRAFCQMAGQYAVDMFIGSTLQIDGMAHSSTVTHGRLSGFGGAPNMGHDPHGRRHATPAWLDMIEEPDPLARGRKLVVQMVETFQAGAKPTFVEKLDAVDVAKESGMPLAPVMIYGDDVTHVLTEEGIAYLYRARSLEERRAMVAAVAGITDIGLGVDAKRVAELRREGKVMFPEDLDIRRTDASRSLLAAGSVADLVEWSGGLYNPPAKFRSW; this is encoded by the coding sequence ATGTCGCTTCATCAAAGCCCTACTCGCGTTTGGGATACTCGACGTCAGGAAAAAAGACGCCGTATCGCCAGCGTGCAAGGGCAACTGCAAGGGAAGGTGATCCCCACCGCCGATCTGACCGCGGTGCTGGAAAAACTGCTGGTATCAGGCGACCGCGTGGTCCTTGAAGGCAATAACCAGAAACAGGCCGATTTTCTTTCCCGTATGCTCGCCGAGGTCAACCCGGCCAACGTTCACGATCTGCATATGATCATGCCAAGCGTTGGCCGCGCCGAGCATTTGGATATCTTCGAAAAGGGCATCGCCCGCAAGCTGGATTTTGCCTTCTCTGGCACCCAAAGTCTGCGTATCTCCCAATTGCTGGAAGATGGGCAACTCGAGATTGGTGCCATCCACACGTATATCGAGCTTTATTCCCGTCTTTACGTGGATCTGGTGCCGAATGTCGCGTTAGTGGCCGGATTTAAGGCCGACCGTCATGGCAACCTGTACACCGGGCCAAGTACCGAAGATACCCCGGCGCTGGTGGAAGCCACCGCGTTTAAAGACGGTATCGTCATCGCTCAGGTTAACGAGTTGGTGGATGACGAAACGGATCTGCCACGGGTAGATATTCCCGGCTCCTGGATCGATTTTGTGGTGGTGGCAGATAAGCCGTTCTTTATCGAACCGTTGTTTACCCGCGATCCGCGCCTGATCAAACCGGTGCATGTGTTGATGGGGATGATGGCGATCAAAGGCATCTATGCCAAACATCAGGTGCAATCGCTTAACCACGGCATTGGTTTTAACACCGCCGCCATCGAACTGCTGTTGCCAACCTACGGTGAGCAACTGGGCCTGAAGGGCAAAATCTGCAAGCACTGGACCTTGAACCCACATCCCACTCTGATACCGGCAATTGAAAGCGGCTGGGTAGAAACCGTGCACTGTTTTGGCGGTGAACTGGGGATGGAGGATTACATCGCCGCCCGTCCGGATATTTTCTTCACCGGTAGCGATGGTTCCATGCGCTCCAACCGCGCGTTCTGTCAGATGGCAGGCCAGTACGCGGTGGATATGTTTATTGGTTCAACCTTGCAAATCGACGGTATGGCGCATTCCTCTACCGTTACCCATGGCCGCCTGTCTGGTTTTGGTGGAGCACCGAATATGGGGCATGACCCACATGGACGCCGCCATGCTACACCGGCCTGGTTGGATATGATCGAAGAGCCGGATCCGTTGGCGCGTGGCCGCAAGCTGGTGGTGCAGATGGTGGAAACCTTCCAGGCGGGCGCCAAACCGACCTTTGTGGAAAAACTCGACGCCGTTGACGTTGCTAAAGAGTCAGGTATGCCGCTGGCACCGGTAATGATTTACGGTGACGACGTGACCCATGTGCTGACCGAAGAGGGCATTGCGTACCTGTACCGTGCACGTTCGCTGGAAGAACGCCGGGCGATGGTGGCGGCAGTTGCCGGTATTACCGATATCGGGCTGGGCGTGGATGCTAAACGCGTAGCTGAACTGCGTCGTGAAGGTAAGGTGATGTTCCCGGAAGATCTCGATATCCGCCGCACTGATGCTTCCCGCTCATTATTGGCGGCAGGTAGCGTCGCGGACTTGGTCGAGTGGTCCGGCGGTTTGTATAACCCGCCAGCTAAATTCCGGAGCTGGTAA
- a CDS encoding triphosphoribosyl-dephospho-CoA synthase produces the protein MKLSPCFTASDADAIAAHLAEMATQALVDEARLSPKPGLVDARGSGAHQDLTLALMERSALSLTPVFHALAIAGWQRRADSALRQEVGRIGREGEQLMMAATGGVNTHRGAIWALGLLVTAVAMQGGKATPLNACAQAALLAQLPDHASPKLFSKGLRATQRYQVPGAREEAQQGFPHVMQRALPQLWRSRSQGASEQAAQLDALMAVMTTLSDTCVLSRGGLPALKAMQQGAADVLRAGGYQHPAGQVALAKLEQRLLACNASPGGAADLLAAALFLDRATAR, from the coding sequence ATGAAACTCTCCCCCTGTTTTACCGCATCAGACGCAGATGCTATCGCTGCACATCTGGCAGAAATGGCGACGCAGGCGCTGGTAGATGAAGCCCGGCTTAGCCCGAAACCAGGGCTGGTGGATGCACGAGGCTCTGGCGCACATCAGGATCTGACATTGGCACTGATGGAACGTTCAGCCCTTAGCCTGACACCGGTTTTTCATGCACTGGCCATTGCAGGTTGGCAGCGCCGGGCGGATAGCGCATTACGTCAGGAAGTGGGCCGGATTGGCCGCGAAGGCGAGCAGCTGATGATGGCCGCGACCGGCGGTGTTAATACGCACCGTGGTGCGATCTGGGCGCTGGGCCTGTTGGTGACGGCAGTGGCAATGCAAGGGGGCAAGGCAACGCCGCTCAACGCCTGTGCGCAGGCTGCCCTGTTGGCGCAACTGCCGGATCACGCCAGCCCGAAGCTGTTCAGTAAAGGGTTGCGTGCGACTCAGCGTTATCAGGTTCCTGGTGCTCGTGAGGAGGCTCAACAAGGTTTTCCACACGTAATGCAACGGGCGTTGCCGCAACTGTGGCGCAGCCGTAGTCAGGGTGCCAGTGAGCAAGCCGCTCAGCTTGATGCGTTAATGGCAGTGATGACAACGTTGAGCGATACCTGCGTGTTGTCGCGCGGTGGCTTACCGGCGCTCAAGGCTATGCAACAGGGGGCTGCCGACGTTCTGCGTGCCGGAGGCTATCAACATCCGGCAGGGCAGGTTGCGTTGGCAAAACTGGAGCAGCGGCTATTGGCCTGCAACGCTTCGCCAGGCGGTGCGGCCGATTTACTGGCTGCAGCACTCTTCCTCGATCGGGCTACGGCCCGCTGA
- the mdcE gene encoding biotin-independent malonate decarboxylase subunit gamma — protein sequence MSTSSSSRGEYWFSLLAAGAEQRKGQCASIRVADGELEGQPVRFIAVVPDADNHYPRAARGEVGLLEGWTLAQVVSEAVAADEGKAQKRAIVAVIDVPSQAYGRREEAFGIHQALAGAAGAYAKARLAGHPVIGLIVGKAMSGAFLAHGYQANRLIAFNDPGVMIHAMGKESAARITLRSVASLEKLAATIPPMAYDIGHYSSLGLLEALLDIRDPLQASEQELNQVRQSVVQAITKTRREGVALSNRLGADNRHSSSLVRERMRAEW from the coding sequence ATGAGTACGTCATCATCAAGCCGTGGAGAGTATTGGTTCTCTTTGTTGGCGGCCGGGGCTGAACAGCGTAAAGGTCAGTGTGCCTCGATTCGCGTCGCTGACGGTGAACTTGAAGGGCAGCCGGTACGTTTTATTGCCGTGGTGCCCGATGCTGATAACCATTATCCACGTGCGGCACGCGGTGAGGTGGGGTTACTGGAAGGTTGGACGCTGGCTCAGGTTGTCAGTGAAGCGGTGGCGGCAGATGAAGGTAAGGCGCAAAAACGTGCCATCGTGGCGGTGATTGATGTGCCAAGCCAGGCGTATGGTCGTCGGGAAGAAGCCTTTGGTATTCACCAGGCATTAGCCGGGGCTGCCGGGGCCTATGCCAAGGCGCGTTTGGCCGGTCACCCCGTGATTGGTTTGATTGTCGGTAAAGCCATGTCCGGTGCGTTTCTGGCACACGGTTATCAGGCCAACCGTTTGATCGCGTTTAACGACCCGGGAGTCATGATCCATGCGATGGGTAAAGAATCCGCTGCGCGGATCACGTTGCGCTCCGTAGCGTCATTGGAAAAGCTGGCAGCGACCATCCCACCGATGGCCTATGACATCGGCCATTACAGTTCGTTGGGGCTGCTCGAGGCGTTGCTGGATATTCGCGATCCGTTGCAGGCCAGTGAGCAGGAGCTCAATCAGGTACGTCAATCCGTCGTTCAGGCGATAACCAAAACGCGCCGCGAAGGCGTAGCTCTAAGTAACCGTCTGGGAGCGGATAACCGCCATAGTTCTTCATTGGTACGTGAGCGTATGCGTGCTGAGTGGTAG